From Candidatus Angelobacter sp.:
CCGGGTATAATCAGGCCAATTCTGCTGAGATTCGGCCTGGCTCTGAGTTTCCTTGGGTTGGTTTCGGGGTGCTCCTCCTTCCACGGACGCGGGATTCAATACCAGATCGACCACCAATACTCCGTGCATGATCCGCAATTCCTGCGCGCGATGGGCCAGCTCGTCGGGTCGGGCATCCTGGCGAGCAACAACGTCACCGCGCTTATTAACGGCGACCAGATTTTTCCCGCGATGCTCGAAGCGGTGCGCAACGCGCAGAAATCCATCGACCTTGAGACCTACATCTACTGGTCGGGCGGGATTGGAAGCAGGTTCGCCGAAACGCTCGCCGAGCGCGCCCGCGCCGGCGTGAAAGTGCATGCGCTCATTGACTGGATTGGTTCGCGCAAAATCGATTCGCACGATCTCCAGGTGATGCGCGATGCCGGTGTGGAAGTGGAGCGATATAATCCGCTCGTCTGGTTCAACCTTGCGCGGCTCAACCACCGCGACCACCGCAAGCTGCTCATCGTCGATGGCAAAATCGGTTTTATCGGCGGCGCCGGGCTGGCCGACATCTGGCAGGGCAACGCCAATGCGCCCGATCACTGGCGTGACACCCAGTTCCGTCTCGAAGGCCCCGCCGTTGGTCAGATGCAGGCCGCGTTCATGGACAATTGGATGAAGACCACCGGCCGCGTGCTCGACAACGAGGATTTTTTTCCAGAGCTGCTCCCTGCCGGCAATGACCTCGCCCAGGTTTTTTTCAGTTCGCCGCGCGACGGCACCGAGAGTGTCCGGCTGATGTACTTGCTGGCGATTGCGGCGGCGAAAAAGAACATCCGACTGTCCGCGTCATACTTTGTGCCCGGCGCTCTGACCACTGAAGAACTCGTGGATGCCAGCAAACGCGGGGTGAACGTGGAAATCATCGTGCCGGGCGCGAAGACGGACGTGCCGGTCGCGCGTTACGCCTCGCGGTCGAAGTGGGGGCCGCTGCTCAAGGCCGGCATCAAAATCTACGAATACGAACCGACGATGTATCACTGCAAGGTGATGATCGTGGATGATGTCTGGGTGACCGTCGGCTCGGCGAACTTCGACAATCGCTCGTTCCGGTTGAACGACGAGGCGAATCTGAACGTTTACTCGCCCGAATTCGCGGCCGGGCAGGCGCGCATCTTTGATGAGGACAAGCAAAACGCGAAGCTGATTTCCTACAAGGAATGGAAGGGGCGCGGTCTCTGCACCAAACTGCTCGAAAAAATACTCTCGCCGTTCCGATCGCAGTTGTGAGCTCGATGCTCAGTTTGCGGACGCGGTTGCCGCATCGCCGAACATCAACCGCGGAAATCGCGGCTCACTCACGCGGCGTTCTGCTATCGTTTCCTCGACACCAACGTCAGCCGCTGCCACCACCAGACAATTTTCCCTTGTTCTTCGCCGAGTCGAAACAGGTCGCGCGCGGAT
This genomic window contains:
- a CDS encoding phospholipase D-like domain-containing protein — encoded protein: MEHRTPPGIIRPILLRFGLALSFLGLVSGCSSFHGRGIQYQIDHQYSVHDPQFLRAMGQLVGSGILASNNVTALINGDQIFPAMLEAVRNAQKSIDLETYIYWSGGIGSRFAETLAERARAGVKVHALIDWIGSRKIDSHDLQVMRDAGVEVERYNPLVWFNLARLNHRDHRKLLIVDGKIGFIGGAGLADIWQGNANAPDHWRDTQFRLEGPAVGQMQAAFMDNWMKTTGRVLDNEDFFPELLPAGNDLAQVFFSSPRDGTESVRLMYLLAIAAAKKNIRLSASYFVPGALTTEELVDASKRGVNVEIIVPGAKTDVPVARYASRSKWGPLLKAGIKIYEYEPTMYHCKVMIVDDVWVTVGSANFDNRSFRLNDEANLNVYSPEFAAGQARIFDEDKQNAKLISYKEWKGRGLCTKLLEKILSPFRSQL